From the genome of Pukyongia salina, one region includes:
- a CDS encoding tetratricopeptide repeat protein — protein sequence MMKLFIFFFGMVCLLSSCATETEIEPIANPEDYNPYLYTAERSSLLEAENEVAFWSKRLRPDSSGVGDLGPLASAYTRLFDATGNATYLTNAETLYKKAMAISANNKDIYARGLARTYISQHRFKEAATLLKQSYEGVSSKRATQFMLFDVLMELGKYEEAESYLKLLNNTSDYNYLIRKAKWSDHTGDLTNAINYMESAKAIAESRDSKPLKIWTYSNLGDYYGHDGRLDQAYKHYLMTLELQPDNAYVKKGIAWINYAYQNDAPEARRILDSVMKNHKVPDYYLLLAEMAENEGDEAEAAEYTETFINAATNEAYGRMYNTHLIEVLAEKDPNRAMAIAEVEVTERATPETYSLLAYTKLMKGEKERALDIIESRVKDKTSEPMAAYYMALVYQANGRTKELQKLKKELQEAAFELGPVLTKKINKF from the coding sequence ATGATGAAACTATTTATTTTTTTCTTCGGAATGGTATGTTTACTCTCATCCTGTGCTACCGAAACAGAGATCGAGCCCATCGCTAATCCCGAAGATTACAATCCATATCTGTACACTGCCGAAAGATCCTCCTTACTTGAAGCAGAGAACGAGGTCGCATTTTGGTCGAAGCGTTTGCGCCCGGACAGTTCCGGGGTGGGAGACCTGGGGCCTCTGGCATCTGCCTACACCAGACTTTTCGATGCAACAGGGAATGCAACTTATTTAACAAATGCCGAAACCTTGTACAAAAAGGCTATGGCAATTTCTGCTAATAATAAGGATATCTACGCGAGAGGACTGGCGAGAACCTATATTTCTCAACATAGGTTCAAAGAAGCAGCCACTTTATTAAAGCAGAGTTATGAAGGAGTCTCGAGTAAACGAGCAACCCAATTCATGTTGTTCGACGTGCTTATGGAACTGGGTAAGTACGAGGAGGCCGAAAGCTATCTGAAGTTGCTAAATAACACCTCCGACTATAACTATCTCATTCGCAAAGCAAAATGGAGTGATCATACAGGCGACCTCACAAATGCGATCAACTATATGGAAAGCGCGAAGGCGATCGCCGAGTCCAGGGATTCAAAACCCCTGAAGATATGGACGTATAGCAACCTGGGTGACTATTATGGTCATGACGGCAGGCTAGACCAGGCTTATAAACACTATTTAATGACCCTGGAACTGCAACCCGATAATGCGTACGTAAAAAAAGGGATCGCCTGGATAAATTACGCCTATCAAAATGATGCTCCCGAAGCACGACGTATACTCGATTCAGTGATGAAAAATCATAAAGTTCCGGATTATTACCTGCTTTTGGCCGAAATGGCCGAAAATGAAGGTGATGAAGCAGAGGCTGCAGAATATACCGAAACCTTTATAAATGCCGCGACCAACGAGGCCTATGGAAGAATGTACAATACCCACCTTATCGAAGTACTTGCCGAAAAAGATCCCAATAGGGCGATGGCTATAGCCGAAGTTGAAGTTACAGAACGCGCCACCCCTGAAACCTATTCATTGCTTGCTTATACAAAGCTGATGAAAGGGGAGAAAGAGCGGGCTCTGGATATCATCGAATCCCGGGTAAAAGACAAGACTTCCGAACCCATGGCCGCTTATTATATGGCGCTGGTTTACCAGGCAAATGGCCGAACGAAGGAGCTTCAGAAGTTAAAAAAGGAATTACAGGAGGCAGCATTCGAATTAGGACCTGTACTCACCAAAAAAATCAACAAATTTTAA